TCCACCGTCACATCGATCTTCAACTCAGGACTTAGGACTTAGGACTTAGGACTTAGGACTTCTTCCGATCTCATCCATGCGGATAGAGAAAGATCCGCCACACCAGCAGCCCGATCGTCGCCAGCGCGGCCAGCAGGAGGATGCCGAGCGACACGTCGCCGATGATGCGGATGGGGCGCGACGGCTCCCAGTACGGCGTGGTCCTGCCGCCGCGGACGCGCGGGATCATCAGCCACCCCAGCAGCGCGCCGGAGATGAATCCCCCCGCGTGCGCCGAGTTGTCGATGTATCCCCATCCGAAGATCCCCATCGCCGCGATCACGCTGATGTCGGCCAGGATGGCGCGGCCGAACCCGGGCGGCATCACGTCGCGCCGCACGCGGGCGAGCACGGCCAGGAACCCGAACAGCCCCAGGATCCCCCCCGACGCCCCGACCGACGCGTCCACGTGGGTGACGGGCGACCAGAAGTAGCTGGTGTAGCTGGCCGCCAGCGCGGTGAGCAGGAAGACGATGGGAACGTAGGCGCGGTGGGCGAACGCCTCCAGGAAGCGGCCGATGGCCAGCAGCGCCATGGTGTTCATCCCGAAGTGCAGCAGCCCGTCGTGCAGGAAGGCGCCGGAGAGCAGCCGCCAGTACTCGTGATGGTCCAGGATGCGCTCCATCACGATCCCCGCCGCCTCGATGCTGGGCTGGTTCTGGATCAGCCCGGGGAGGATGGGGATGTGGATGCCGTTCCCCTGCCAGAGCGAGCCGAGCGCCTGCACCAGCATCACCGCGGCGATGCCGGCGGCCAGCGCCTGCGTGTAGCGCGCGGGCCCGCGGCGCGGGGGAAGACGCTCGCGCACCTCCTTCACCTGCGTGGAGAGGCGGCCGGTGGTGAGCCGCCGGAAGCGCCCGAACTCCAGCCACGAGTAGAACGACAGCGCGGCGGCCGCGAACCCGCCGATGACGAAGCCGTTGGTGAAGCGGAAGTTGTGCGACGCGAAGGCGTACGACAGCAGCGCCGCGCTCACCAGCGCCCAGAAGAGCGCGGTGTTGCGCGCCTTGGACTTGCCGCGCTCGCGGTACGCCTCGAACAGGTACGGCACCGCCCACACGTGGACGACGCCTTCCGTCTCCGGCGTCCACACGTACGGCGTGGGGCGCCCCTCGCGGATGCGGGCGATCAGCTCCTCGCGCGTGCAGGCGTGGCCCTGCTGCTCCACGTAGCCGTACTCGGCCTCGGGAGGCTTGGGGGCCAGCACCATGGGCCCGTCGTGGCTGGGAACGGTCCGCGCCTGGGGATTCGGTTCGCTCAACGGCCTTCTCCGGTGTCCACCCTGAAACGTACGGCGACCAATGTATGGCGGTACGGCGCCCCGTGCACGCGGGTTCCAGATGACGTTTGTCCGGCGACGGCGCGCGCCCGACGCCTCGCGCCCTCTCCCCGCGCCTGAGAGCGCTCGCCCTCTCCCGTACCGGGTGATGCCGGATGGCTACCTCTCCCGGTACGGGAGAGGTGGACGGCCTCGGCCGGCCGGAGAGGGCGCGGCGCCGCGGGCGCGCCACGAAGCTCGTCCCATCCCCCATCCCCCCTCCCCCGTCCCTATCCCCTGTCTCCTGTCCCCTCGGCGTGCGCGGGACCGCTGCGGCGTGTATACTTACGCGCTACCGACCCATCGCCCCAGGGCAGCACACAGGACGCACGCAGATGAGCATCGCCGAGATCTTCGAGACGCTGGAGTACGGGCCCGCGCCCGAGAGCGCATCGCCCGCCACGCGCTGGCTCGACGACCACGACCGCACCACGCGGATGTACATCGGCGGCGAGTGGCGCGGGCCGGGCGAGGGCGAGTACTTCGACACCGTGAACCCCGCGAACAACAAGCCGCTCGCCCGCGTCGCGCAGGCGGGTAAGGCGGACGTAGACGCGGCGGTCGCCGCCGCGCGCGGGGCGCTGGAGGGGTGGCAGGCGCTGGGCGGGCACGGGCGCGCGCGCTACCTGTACGCCATCGCCCGGCAGGTGCAGAAGCATTCGCGCCTCTTCGCCGTGCTCGAGTCGATGGACAACGGCAAGCCCATCCGCGAGTCGCGCGACATCGACATCCCCCTGGTGGCCCGGCATTTCTACCACCACGCCGGGTGGGCGCAGCTGATGGAGACCGACCCCGAGCTGCGCGACTGCGGAGCGCTCGGCGTCGTCGGCCAGATCATCCCCTGGAACTTCCCGCTCCTGATGCTGAGCTGGAAGATCGCCCCCGCGCTGGCGATGGGGAACACGGTGGTGCTGAAGCCCGCCGAGTTCACGCCGCTGACCGCCATCCTCTTCGCCGAGATCTGCGACGAGGCGGGGCTGCCGCCGGGCGTGGTCAACATCATCACCGGCGACGGGCGCACGGGGGCGCTGCTGGTGGAGCACCCCGACGTGGACAAGGTCGCCTTCACCGGCTCCACCGAGGTCGGCCGCATCATCCGCGTGGCGACGGCGGGGAGCGGGAAGAAGCTGTCGCTGGAGCTGGGCGGGAAGAGCCCCTTCATCGTGTTCGACGACGCGGACATCGACTCGGTGGTCGAGGGCGTGGTCGACGCGATCTGGTTCAACCAGGGGCAGGTGTGCTGCGCGGGAAGCCGCATCCTGGCGCAGGAGGGCATCTCCCGGAAGCTCACGGAGAAGCTGCGCGCGCGGATGGAGACGCTGCGCGTGGGCGACCCGCTGGACAAGTCGGTGGACATCGGCGCCATCGTGGCGCCCGTGCAGCTGCAGAAGATCCAGCAGCTGGTGCAGCAGGGCGTGGAGGAGGGCGCCACCATGTGGCAGCCGTCGTGGAGCTGCCCGCAGGAGGGGTGCTTCTTCCCGCCCACGCTCTTCACCGACGTCTCGCCGTCGTCCACCATCGCGCAGGTGGAGATCTTCGGCCCCGTGGTCGTGTCCATGACCTTCCGCACGCCGGGCGAGGCGGTGGAGCTGGCCAACAACACGCCGTACGGGCTAGCCGCCAGCGTGTGGACGGAGAACATCAACCTGGCGCTCGACATCGCCCCCAAGGTGAAGGCGGGAACGGTGTGGGTGAACAGCACCAACGTGTTCGACGCCGCCAGCGGCTTCGGCGGCTACCGCGAGAGCGGCTACGGGCGCGAGGGCGGCCGCGAGGGGCTGTACGAGTACGTGAAGGCGAAGTGGGAGAAGGAGATGGGGAAGGCGAAGGGCGATGCTTCCCAGCAGACGAAGACCAAGGCGGCGAAGGCGGATGCGGCCGCGAAGACAAAGGGGCCCACGCTGCCGCCGATCGACCGGACCGCGAAGCTGTACGTGGGCGGGAAGCAGGCGCGGCCGGACAGCGGCTACTCGATGCCGGTGCACGGCGCGGGCGGGCGGCTGATCGCGGAAGTCGGCCTGGGGAACCGCAAGGACGTGCGCAACGCGGTGGAGGCGGCGCACAAGGCCGCGGGGTGGGGGAAGCAGACCGGGCACAACCGCGCGCAGGTGCTCTACTACCTGGCCGAGAACCTGGCCGCCCGCACCGACGAGTTCGCCCGCCGCATCGCCACGCTCACCGGCGACGAGGCCGGCGCCGCGCGCGAGGTGGACGCCACCATCCGCCGCCTGTACGTCTACGCCGCGTGGGCCGACAAGTACGACGGCGACGTGCACGCCACCCCCGTGCGCATGGTTACGCTTGCGATGAAGGAGCCCATCGGCGTGATCGGCGCCGCCTGCCCGGACGAGGCGCCGCTGCTGGGCTTCGTCTCGCTCGTGGCACCGGCCATCGCGATGGGGAACTCCGTCGTGGTCATCCCCAGCGAGCGCTGGCCGCTGGCGGCGACGGACTTCTACCAGGTGCTGGACACCAGCGATGTCCCCGGCGGCGTGGTGAACATCGTCACCGGCAAGCGCGACGAACTGGCGCAGACGCTGGCCGCGCACGACGACGTGGACGCGATGTGGTACTTCGGCGGGGCGGAGGGGAGCGAGATGGTGGAGCGCCTCTCGGCCGGCAACATGAAGCGCACCTTCGTGGGCTACGGCCGCCCGCGCGACTGGTTCGACCCCGCGCAGGGCGAGGGCGCCGAGTTCCTGCGCCAGGCCACGAACGTGAAGAACATCTGGGTACCGTACGGGGAGTGACGAAGTAGGGGAAAGTACGAGAGCACGAGAGTACGAAAGTACGGAAGTACGGAAGTACGGCGTGACGATGAACCGGCGCCTCCGCATCGCAGCGGGGCGCCGGTTTCGTCTGTGTGGATGGAGGAGGCGAGACGAGCTTCTTAGCGCTTCCGCCGGCATCGCGCCCTCTCCGGCCGGCCGAGGCCGTCCACCTCTCCCGTACCGGGAGAGGTAGCTTCCACACCATCACCGACACGTGGAACTATCGGCGCGACCAGAGGTTGCAGGCCGCGCCGATGGCGTGGCAGCCCCCCTCGCCCGGTACGGGAGAGGGCGAGCGCTC
This genomic window from Longimicrobium sp. contains:
- a CDS encoding rhomboid family intramembrane serine protease; protein product: MSEPNPQARTVPSHDGPMVLAPKPPEAEYGYVEQQGHACTREELIARIREGRPTPYVWTPETEGVVHVWAVPYLFEAYRERGKSKARNTALFWALVSAALLSYAFASHNFRFTNGFVIGGFAAAALSFYSWLEFGRFRRLTTGRLSTQVKEVRERLPPRRGPARYTQALAAGIAAVMLVQALGSLWQGNGIHIPILPGLIQNQPSIEAAGIVMERILDHHEYWRLLSGAFLHDGLLHFGMNTMALLAIGRFLEAFAHRAYVPIVFLLTALAASYTSYFWSPVTHVDASVGASGGILGLFGFLAVLARVRRDVMPPGFGRAILADISVIAAMGIFGWGYIDNSAHAGGFISGALLGWLMIPRVRGGRTTPYWEPSRPIRIIGDVSLGILLLAALATIGLLVWRIFLYPHG
- a CDS encoding aldehyde dehydrogenase family protein, translating into MSIAEIFETLEYGPAPESASPATRWLDDHDRTTRMYIGGEWRGPGEGEYFDTVNPANNKPLARVAQAGKADVDAAVAAARGALEGWQALGGHGRARYLYAIARQVQKHSRLFAVLESMDNGKPIRESRDIDIPLVARHFYHHAGWAQLMETDPELRDCGALGVVGQIIPWNFPLLMLSWKIAPALAMGNTVVLKPAEFTPLTAILFAEICDEAGLPPGVVNIITGDGRTGALLVEHPDVDKVAFTGSTEVGRIIRVATAGSGKKLSLELGGKSPFIVFDDADIDSVVEGVVDAIWFNQGQVCCAGSRILAQEGISRKLTEKLRARMETLRVGDPLDKSVDIGAIVAPVQLQKIQQLVQQGVEEGATMWQPSWSCPQEGCFFPPTLFTDVSPSSTIAQVEIFGPVVVSMTFRTPGEAVELANNTPYGLAASVWTENINLALDIAPKVKAGTVWVNSTNVFDAASGFGGYRESGYGREGGREGLYEYVKAKWEKEMGKAKGDASQQTKTKAAKADAAAKTKGPTLPPIDRTAKLYVGGKQARPDSGYSMPVHGAGGRLIAEVGLGNRKDVRNAVEAAHKAAGWGKQTGHNRAQVLYYLAENLAARTDEFARRIATLTGDEAGAAREVDATIRRLYVYAAWADKYDGDVHATPVRMVTLAMKEPIGVIGAACPDEAPLLGFVSLVAPAIAMGNSVVVIPSERWPLAATDFYQVLDTSDVPGGVVNIVTGKRDELAQTLAAHDDVDAMWYFGGAEGSEMVERLSAGNMKRTFVGYGRPRDWFDPAQGEGAEFLRQATNVKNIWVPYGE